One Ensifer adhaerens genomic region harbors:
- a CDS encoding glycosyltransferase family protein: MSARRVFFYVQHLLGIGHLARASRIASALAAKGYDVTVVTGGSPVPGFPANDVKHVALPPVLAGDKGFSGLADGEGNPVSEAFKQERRDLLIEAFLACKPDIVIFEAFPFGRRQMRFELMPLLEVIEKQEPRPLVAASLRDILQERTKPGRAEETLDVVRAHFDLVLVHGDPAFARLEETYPYTAEIEDKIVYTGLVAGHAPEPPAERFDVLVSAGGGAVGKELIGAALQAAGLLAGDLKWCLITGPNLPQDDYDGFAAAAPANVHLFRFRKDFASLLSGARLSVSQAGYNTVCDIFRAGCASLLIPFVAGGETEQSTRAERLEKLGLAGVLPEADVTPERLARDVETMLARPRPEIPPLDLNGAARTAEILGLQTVR; encoded by the coding sequence ATGTCCGCACGTCGCGTCTTCTTCTACGTACAGCACCTGCTCGGCATCGGTCACCTGGCGCGGGCAAGCCGGATCGCGAGCGCCTTGGCGGCCAAAGGCTATGACGTGACCGTCGTGACGGGCGGCAGCCCGGTGCCGGGGTTCCCCGCAAACGATGTGAAACACGTGGCCCTGCCGCCGGTGCTGGCTGGCGACAAGGGGTTTAGCGGACTTGCCGATGGCGAGGGAAACCCGGTCAGCGAGGCTTTCAAGCAAGAGCGCCGCGACCTGCTGATCGAGGCATTTCTTGCCTGCAAGCCTGACATCGTCATCTTCGAAGCCTTCCCCTTTGGCCGCCGCCAGATGCGTTTCGAGTTGATGCCGCTGCTGGAGGTGATCGAGAAGCAGGAGCCGCGGCCCCTCGTTGCCGCATCGCTGCGCGATATCCTGCAGGAGCGGACGAAGCCCGGGCGCGCCGAAGAAACCCTCGACGTTGTCAGGGCGCATTTCGACCTCGTGCTCGTGCATGGCGATCCTGCCTTTGCGCGGCTAGAGGAGACCTATCCGTATACGGCGGAGATCGAAGACAAGATCGTCTATACCGGTCTTGTCGCCGGCCATGCCCCTGAACCTCCGGCTGAAAGGTTCGACGTGCTTGTTTCGGCTGGCGGCGGCGCGGTCGGCAAGGAGCTGATCGGCGCGGCACTACAGGCGGCCGGGCTGCTTGCGGGCGACCTGAAATGGTGCCTGATCACCGGGCCGAACCTGCCGCAGGACGACTATGATGGCTTTGCCGCCGCAGCGCCCGCAAACGTGCATCTGTTCCGCTTCCGCAAGGATTTTGCGAGCCTTCTGTCGGGTGCGCGGCTCTCGGTTTCCCAGGCCGGCTACAACACCGTCTGCGATATCTTCCGTGCCGGCTGTGCGTCGCTGCTCATTCCCTTCGTCGCCGGCGGCGAGACCGAGCAGTCGACGCGCGCCGAAAGGCTCGAAAAGCTCGGCCTTGCCGGCGTTCTGCCAGAAGCGGACGTGACACCGGAGAGGCTGGCCCGCGACGTCGAGACGATGCTGGCGCGGCCAAGGCCGGAGATCCCACCACTCGACCTGAACGGCGCCGCTAGAACGGCGGAGATACTTGGGCTTCAGACGGTCCGCTAG
- a CDS encoding ABC transporter permease, with the protein MTSFLPAPGEPMPHYVSTAPFDPYSVEAMTDEQVRVNQASQLRLMWWKFRRHKLALASGVFLVVLYLMIVVCEFLAPYNLHTRNMDYIYAPPQAVHLFHEGKFVGPFVYGRTMTLDMDTLKRNYADDTNDVQPLRFFCRGDGYRFWGLFESNVHFVCPATGGEAFFLGTDRLGRDVLSRIIYGARISLTIGLLGITVSFVLGIVIGGLAGYHGGVFDLIVQRVIEVLQSIPSIPLWLSLAAIMPATWSPIFIYLAITIILGLLDWTGLARAVRSKLLALREEDYVLAAQLMGARSSRIIGRHLVPGFMSHLIATATISIPGMILGETALSFLGLGLRPPITSWGILLTEAKSVSVIAFYPWLLFPTIPVILVILAFNFLGDGLRDAADPYK; encoded by the coding sequence GTGACGTCATTTCTTCCGGCGCCCGGCGAGCCCATGCCGCACTACGTATCTACGGCTCCGTTCGACCCCTATTCCGTCGAGGCGATGACGGACGAGCAGGTGCGCGTCAACCAGGCTTCGCAGCTGCGGCTGATGTGGTGGAAATTCCGCCGTCACAAGCTGGCGCTTGCGTCCGGCGTTTTTCTCGTCGTGCTCTACCTGATGATCGTCGTCTGCGAGTTTCTGGCGCCCTATAACCTGCATACCCGGAATATGGACTATATCTATGCGCCGCCGCAGGCGGTGCATCTCTTCCATGAGGGCAAGTTCGTCGGTCCCTTCGTCTACGGCCGCACGATGACGCTGGACATGGATACGCTGAAGCGCAACTACGCCGACGATACCAACGATGTGCAGCCGCTTCGCTTCTTCTGCCGCGGCGACGGCTATCGCTTCTGGGGGCTGTTTGAAAGCAACGTGCATTTCGTCTGCCCGGCAACGGGCGGCGAGGCCTTCTTCCTCGGAACGGACCGCCTCGGGCGCGACGTGCTGTCGCGCATCATCTATGGCGCGCGGATTTCGCTGACGATCGGCCTTCTCGGCATTACCGTCAGCTTCGTGCTCGGCATCGTCATCGGCGGTCTTGCCGGCTACCACGGCGGCGTCTTCGATCTCATCGTCCAGCGTGTCATCGAGGTGCTGCAATCGATCCCCAGCATCCCGCTCTGGCTGTCGCTGGCGGCGATCATGCCGGCGACCTGGAGTCCAATCTTCATTTATCTGGCGATCACGATCATCCTCGGCCTGCTCGATTGGACCGGGCTTGCGCGCGCTGTCCGCTCGAAGCTGCTGGCCTTGCGTGAAGAAGACTATGTGCTTGCGGCCCAGCTCATGGGTGCAAGGAGCAGCCGCATCATCGGCCGGCACCTCGTGCCCGGTTTCATGTCGCATCTGATCGCCACCGCGACCATCTCTATTCCCGGCATGATCCTCGGGGAAACGGCGCTCAGCTTCCTTGGCCTCGGTCTCAGGCCGCCGATCACCAGCTGGGGCATTCTGCTGACGGAGGCGAAAAGCGTCAGCGTCATTGCCTTCTATCCCTGGCTCCTATTTCCCACAATTCCGGTCATTCTTGTGATTTTGGCGTTCAACTTCTTGGGAGATGGGTTGCGTGACGCGGCGGATCCCTACAAATGA
- a CDS encoding glycosyltransferase family 4 protein, giving the protein MPTDRKIAVVLKGYPRLSETFIAQELLGLERAGIELVLISLRRPTDGKRHPVHDEIRADVHYLPEYLHEEPLRVLRGLVRCLPKPGFWRVLGLFLKDLPRDFSRNRFRRLGQALVLASEWPGQPRWLHAHFIHTPASVTAYASVIAGTPWTCSAHAKDIWTSPDWELSEKLGLARWTVTCTRMGYEHLRSLASDKSRVHLSYHGLDLDRFPHFDGTHSNRTGSDPADPVRIVSVGRAVGKKGYDVLLKALAKLPAELHWRFEHIGAGELTGQLKTLATELGVSDRIVWKGALDQTDVLAHYRASDIFALACRITADGDRDGLPNVLVEASSQRLACVSTAISGVPELLEDGENGRVVPSEDPQALAAALEELIRNPALRHRFGDAAERKVRGQFDHHTSIEQLAGLFASEWRAA; this is encoded by the coding sequence TTGCCGACAGACCGCAAGATTGCAGTCGTGCTGAAGGGCTACCCGCGTCTTTCGGAAACATTCATCGCCCAGGAACTGCTTGGCCTCGAGCGCGCCGGGATAGAACTCGTCCTGATCTCGCTTCGGCGTCCAACGGACGGCAAGCGCCACCCGGTGCATGACGAAATCCGCGCCGACGTCCACTATCTGCCGGAATATCTGCATGAGGAGCCGCTAAGGGTTCTGCGCGGGCTCGTGCGCTGTCTGCCGAAACCCGGATTCTGGCGCGTCCTGGGTCTGTTCCTCAAGGACCTGCCGCGCGATTTCAGCCGCAACCGCTTTCGCCGGCTCGGCCAGGCGCTGGTGCTCGCCTCCGAATGGCCTGGACAGCCGCGCTGGCTGCACGCGCACTTCATCCATACCCCTGCTTCGGTGACGGCCTATGCCAGCGTGATCGCTGGCACGCCCTGGACCTGTTCGGCGCATGCAAAGGACATCTGGACCTCGCCCGACTGGGAACTGTCCGAAAAGCTCGGCCTTGCGCGCTGGACCGTGACCTGCACACGCATGGGGTACGAGCATCTCCGCAGCCTTGCCAGCGACAAATCGAGAGTACATCTGAGCTATCATGGCCTCGACCTCGACCGCTTCCCGCATTTCGACGGCACGCATTCCAATCGCACCGGTTCCGATCCGGCCGATCCCGTCCGCATCGTCAGCGTCGGCCGTGCCGTTGGAAAAAAGGGCTACGACGTGTTGCTGAAGGCGCTGGCCAAGCTGCCGGCAGAGCTTCATTGGCGGTTCGAGCATATCGGCGCCGGCGAACTGACCGGCCAATTGAAGACGCTCGCCACGGAGCTCGGCGTCTCCGACCGTATTGTCTGGAAGGGCGCGCTCGACCAGACCGATGTGCTTGCGCACTATCGGGCAAGCGACATCTTTGCGCTCGCCTGCCGGATCACCGCGGACGGCGATCGGGACGGGTTGCCGAACGTGCTTGTCGAAGCATCGAGCCAGCGGCTGGCCTGCGTCTCGACGGCGATATCCGGCGTTCCGGAACTCCTCGAGGACGGCGAAAACGGCCGTGTCGTTCCGTCGGAGGATCCGCAGGCACTTGCGGCCGCGCTTGAGGAACTGATCCGCAATCCGGCACTTCGCCACAGGTTCGGCGATGCGGCCGAGCGGAAGGTTCGCGGCCAGTTCGACCACCACACCAGCATCGAACAACTCGCCGGCCTGTTCGCCAGCGAATGGAGAGCCGCCTGA
- a CDS encoding ABC transporter permease, whose translation MLRYILWRIAAMAPTLLIISALVFTIIELPPGDYFESYVAEIKAQGEGVDMEQIEALRKEYGFDQPPVLRYVYWLGGMLQGDFGYSFEYELPVSAVVGDRLWLTILVSFVTIIFTWLIAFPIGIYSATHQYSWGDYGLSLMGLIGIAIPNFMLALILMYFANIWFGISIGHLMDQKYLAEPMSWEKAKSILEHIWIPVIIVGAAGTAGMIRRLRANLLDELQKQYVVTARAKGLSPMRTLVKYPLRMALNFFISDIGSILPAIISGAEITAIVLSLETTGPMLIKALQSQDMYLAGSFLMFLAFLTVIGVLISDIALAILDPRIRLQGRSTK comes from the coding sequence ATGCTGCGATATATTCTCTGGCGTATCGCGGCGATGGCTCCGACCCTCCTCATCATTTCCGCTCTTGTCTTCACCATCATCGAACTGCCGCCAGGAGATTACTTCGAGAGCTATGTTGCCGAGATCAAGGCGCAGGGCGAAGGCGTCGACATGGAGCAGATCGAGGCGCTCCGGAAGGAGTACGGCTTCGATCAGCCGCCGGTGCTGCGCTACGTCTACTGGCTCGGCGGCATGCTGCAGGGCGATTTCGGCTATTCCTTCGAATACGAGCTTCCGGTGAGCGCCGTCGTCGGCGACCGCCTGTGGCTGACGATCCTCGTTTCCTTCGTCACCATCATCTTCACCTGGCTGATCGCTTTCCCGATCGGCATCTACTCGGCGACCCATCAGTACAGCTGGGGCGACTATGGCCTGTCGCTGATGGGCCTGATCGGCATCGCCATCCCCAACTTCATGCTGGCGCTGATCCTGATGTACTTCGCCAATATCTGGTTCGGGATTTCCATCGGCCACCTGATGGACCAGAAATATCTCGCTGAACCCATGAGTTGGGAAAAGGCGAAATCGATCCTCGAACACATCTGGATTCCGGTCATCATCGTCGGCGCGGCGGGAACCGCCGGCATGATCCGGCGCCTGCGCGCCAACCTGCTTGACGAGTTGCAGAAACAGTATGTGGTGACGGCACGCGCCAAGGGGCTTTCGCCGATGCGCACGCTGGTGAAATATCCGCTGCGCATGGCGCTGAACTTCTTCATCTCGGATATCGGTTCGATCCTGCCGGCGATCATCTCCGGCGCGGAAATCACCGCGATCGTGCTTTCGCTCGAGACCACCGGCCCGATGTTGATCAAGGCGTTGCAGAGCCAGGACATGTATCTTGCCGGGTCGTTCCTGATGTTCCTGGCCTTCCTGACGGTGATCGGCGTGTTGATCTCCGACATCGCGCTCGCCATTCTTGATCCTCGAATTCGGCTGCAAGGCAGGAGCACCAAGTGA
- a CDS encoding glycosyltransferase family protein, with amino-acid sequence MMRRFEDARILMYSHDTFGLGHLRRCRTIAHSLVEDYRGLNILIISGATIAGAFDYRARVDFVKIPSVIKLHNGDYTSLDRHIELDETLKMRQAIIRHTAETFKPDIFIVDKEPMGLRGEVEETLTYLKAHGTTLVLGLREVMDAPHLLEAEWKRRDTMRKIEQYYDTIWVYGPPDFYDPLTELDVPPAVRERMNFVGFLQRSVPREELPGHKPQGDYILVTTGGGGDGADLIHDVIHAYQQDPELTHKALIVLGPYMPVKKREKLIRKGSKIPYIKIIEFDNRMEELIAGAKGVVAMGGYNTYCEILSFDKPALIVPRIQPREEQLIRARRAAELGLIEMLLPDEAEDPLRLAAALRALPYREPPSKSGANGLRLEGLVHISEIVGRWLDRPSSDHLNIVKKSS; translated from the coding sequence ATGATGCGGCGTTTTGAAGATGCCCGGATCCTCATGTATAGCCATGACACGTTCGGGCTCGGACACCTCAGGCGCTGCCGCACGATCGCGCATTCGCTGGTGGAAGACTATCGCGGCTTGAACATCCTGATCATTTCCGGGGCGACGATTGCCGGCGCGTTCGACTATCGCGCGCGCGTGGATTTCGTGAAGATCCCGAGCGTGATCAAGCTGCATAATGGCGACTACACCTCGCTCGACCGCCATATCGAACTCGATGAAACGCTGAAGATGCGCCAGGCGATCATTCGCCATACGGCAGAGACCTTCAAGCCGGACATCTTCATCGTCGACAAGGAGCCGATGGGCCTGCGCGGCGAGGTCGAGGAAACGCTGACCTATCTGAAAGCGCACGGCACGACGCTCGTCCTCGGCCTGCGTGAGGTCATGGATGCGCCGCACCTGCTCGAGGCAGAGTGGAAGCGGCGCGATACCATGCGCAAGATCGAGCAGTACTACGACACGATTTGGGTCTACGGCCCGCCTGATTTCTACGACCCCCTGACCGAACTCGACGTGCCGCCCGCGGTGCGCGAGCGCATGAACTTCGTCGGTTTTCTGCAGCGCAGCGTCCCGCGCGAGGAATTGCCGGGTCATAAGCCTCAGGGCGACTACATCCTCGTCACCACTGGCGGCGGCGGAGATGGGGCGGACCTGATCCACGACGTCATCCATGCCTATCAGCAGGATCCGGAGCTCACGCACAAGGCGCTGATCGTGCTAGGACCCTACATGCCGGTCAAGAAGCGGGAAAAGCTGATCCGCAAGGGCAGCAAGATCCCCTATATCAAGATCATCGAGTTCGACAATCGCATGGAAGAGCTCATTGCCGGCGCCAAGGGCGTCGTCGCCATGGGCGGCTACAACACCTATTGCGAAATCCTCTCCTTCGACAAGCCGGCGCTGATCGTGCCGCGCATCCAGCCGCGCGAGGAGCAACTGATCCGCGCGCGCCGGGCTGCCGAGCTGGGGCTGATCGAGATGCTTCTGCCGGACGAGGCGGAGGATCCGTTGCGGCTGGCGGCGGCGCTGAGGGCGCTGCCTTATCGTGAGCCACCGTCGAAAAGCGGCGCCAACGGCCTGCGGCTGGAAGGCCTCGTGCACATCTCCGAGATCGTCGGCAGATGGCTCGATCGGCCGTCGAGCGACCACCTGAACATCGTGAAGAAATCGAGCTGA